In a genomic window of Zerene cesonia ecotype Mississippi chromosome Z, Zerene_cesonia_1.1, whole genome shotgun sequence:
- the LOC119835896 gene encoding G-protein coupled receptor 52 isoform X2 — protein sequence MPARVLSRGPLGGAEVSMADNPLATFESLTQAGIIAVIGVAIIISNLLIIAAFLNFKGLSNEVINYYLLSLAVADLLCGVFVVPLSIYPAITGRWMFGDLMCRLVGYLEVTLWSVSVYTFMWISVDRYLAVRKPLRYETVQTRTRSQCWMVFTWISAAMLCCPPLLGYKKDANFDKETLICMLDWGTTYAYTATLAMLILGPSVISIVHNYYYIFAMKRKLNSGAPIHDKEYATALAENLANPSHWMSFVMVTTFWLSWAPYAGVRMYEYFTDQELKIPMLHFGMVWLGILNSFWKVIILISLSPQFRLALRILCLTACCRSKGRLQAELVGMDNDD from the exons ATGCCTGCTCGTGTACTGAGCCGGGGACCGCTGGGCGGCGCGGAGGTGAGCATGGCTGACAATCCTCTGGCGACCTTCGAGTCGCTGACGCAGGCCGGCATCATAGCTGTCATCGGCGTGGCCATCATCATCTCCAATCTACTCATTATAGCTGCGTTCCTAAACTTTAAAG GGCTGTCGAACGAAGTGATAAACTACTACCTACTGTCGCTGGCGGTGGCGGACCTGCTCTGTGGCGTGTTTGTGGTGCCCCTCTCCATCTACCCCGCGATCACGGGCCGCTGGATGTTCGGCGACCTCATGTGCCGCCTCGTCGGCTACCTCGAGGTCACGCTCTGGTCCGTCTCCGTGTACACCTTCATGTGGATATCGGTGGATAGATACCTCGCCGTTAGGAAACCGCTCCGTTATGAGACG GTACAAACCCGCACGCGAAGTCAATGTTGGATGGTATTCACTTGGATATCAGCAGCCATGCTCTGCTGCCCACCGCTCCTCGGATACAAGAAGGACGCCAACTTTGACAAGGAAACTTTGATCTGCATGTTAGATTGGGGCACGACGTACGCGTACACGGCTACATTGGCGATGCTCATCCTCGGCCCGAGCGTTATTTCCATAGTccacaattattattacatattcgCTATGAAGAGAAAGTTGAATAGCGGAGCTCCAATCCACGACAAGGAATACGCGACGGCGCTGGCCGAGAACTTGGCGAACCCCAGCCATTGGATGAGTTTTGTGATGGTAACGACCTTCTGGCTAAGCTGGGCGCCGTACGCCGGCGTCCGAATGTATGAATACTTTACGGACCAAGAACTGAAGATACCCATGCTGCACTTCGGGATGGTGTGGCTGGGGATCCTCAACTCGTTCTGGAAAGTTATCATTCTTATATCGCTTAGCCCACAGTTTCGGCTCGCGTTGCGTATACTTTGTTTGACTGCGTGTTGTCGATCCAAAGGTCGCTTGCAGGCCGAGCTCGTGGGGATGGACAATGATGACTAG
- the LOC119835896 gene encoding G-protein coupled receptor 52 isoform X1: MPARVLSRGPLGGAEVSMADNPLATFESLTQAGIIAVIGVAIIISNLLIIAAFLNFKGLSNEVINYYLLSLAVADLLCGVFVVPLSIYPAITGRWMFGDLMCRLVGYLEVTLWSVSVYTFMWISVDRYLAVRKPLRYETVSLTVQTRTRSQCWMVFTWISAAMLCCPPLLGYKKDANFDKETLICMLDWGTTYAYTATLAMLILGPSVISIVHNYYYIFAMKRKLNSGAPIHDKEYATALAENLANPSHWMSFVMVTTFWLSWAPYAGVRMYEYFTDQELKIPMLHFGMVWLGILNSFWKVIILISLSPQFRLALRILCLTACCRSKGRLQAELVGMDNDD; this comes from the exons ATGCCTGCTCGTGTACTGAGCCGGGGACCGCTGGGCGGCGCGGAGGTGAGCATGGCTGACAATCCTCTGGCGACCTTCGAGTCGCTGACGCAGGCCGGCATCATAGCTGTCATCGGCGTGGCCATCATCATCTCCAATCTACTCATTATAGCTGCGTTCCTAAACTTTAAAG GGCTGTCGAACGAAGTGATAAACTACTACCTACTGTCGCTGGCGGTGGCGGACCTGCTCTGTGGCGTGTTTGTGGTGCCCCTCTCCATCTACCCCGCGATCACGGGCCGCTGGATGTTCGGCGACCTCATGTGCCGCCTCGTCGGCTACCTCGAGGTCACGCTCTGGTCCGTCTCCGTGTACACCTTCATGTGGATATCGGTGGATAGATACCTCGCCGTTAGGAAACCGCTCCGTTATGAGACGGTTAGTTTGACG GTACAAACCCGCACGCGAAGTCAATGTTGGATGGTATTCACTTGGATATCAGCAGCCATGCTCTGCTGCCCACCGCTCCTCGGATACAAGAAGGACGCCAACTTTGACAAGGAAACTTTGATCTGCATGTTAGATTGGGGCACGACGTACGCGTACACGGCTACATTGGCGATGCTCATCCTCGGCCCGAGCGTTATTTCCATAGTccacaattattattacatattcgCTATGAAGAGAAAGTTGAATAGCGGAGCTCCAATCCACGACAAGGAATACGCGACGGCGCTGGCCGAGAACTTGGCGAACCCCAGCCATTGGATGAGTTTTGTGATGGTAACGACCTTCTGGCTAAGCTGGGCGCCGTACGCCGGCGTCCGAATGTATGAATACTTTACGGACCAAGAACTGAAGATACCCATGCTGCACTTCGGGATGGTGTGGCTGGGGATCCTCAACTCGTTCTGGAAAGTTATCATTCTTATATCGCTTAGCCCACAGTTTCGGCTCGCGTTGCGTATACTTTGTTTGACTGCGTGTTGTCGATCCAAAGGTCGCTTGCAGGCCGAGCTCGTGGGGATGGACAATGATGACTAG